In Blastopirellula sediminis, the following proteins share a genomic window:
- the ribD gene encoding bifunctional diaminohydroxyphosphoribosylaminopyrimidine deaminase/5-amino-6-(5-phosphoribosylamino)uracil reductase RibD, which translates to MQFSADDERYMREALQLASLGQGAAEPNPMVGCVLVQQGQVIGRGYHAKYGGPHAERAALADCKGKDVRGATAYVTLEPCCHHGKTPPCTDALIAAQVARVVIAQQDPFGLVDGGGIDLLKKAGIAVEVGLLEAEAKRLNAPYHKLLALQRPWVIAKWAMTLDGKLATYAGHSRWISNELARERVHRLRGRMDAIVVGSHTALLDDPLLTVRPPGARTPLRIVVDGEASLSLTSKLVQTAHETPVLVAVKMDADAQRCEALRDAGCEVFPCAGSDHAARLDSLLLELGKRRLTNILVEGGAGLLGEFLKLGQIDEVFAFVAPKLIGGSGAPSPIGGAGWADMSEALQLTDVTIETLGDNVLMHGFAGKAT; encoded by the coding sequence ATGCAATTTTCCGCCGATGACGAGCGATATATGCGTGAGGCCCTGCAGTTGGCCTCGCTCGGACAAGGCGCCGCCGAACCGAATCCGATGGTCGGCTGCGTGCTGGTTCAGCAGGGTCAAGTGATCGGCCGCGGCTACCACGCCAAGTATGGCGGCCCGCACGCCGAACGTGCGGCGCTGGCCGACTGCAAAGGGAAAGACGTACGCGGCGCGACCGCGTACGTCACGCTGGAACCTTGCTGCCATCACGGCAAGACTCCCCCCTGCACCGACGCTTTGATCGCAGCGCAGGTCGCCCGGGTGGTGATCGCCCAGCAAGATCCGTTCGGTCTGGTCGATGGGGGCGGAATCGACCTGCTGAAAAAGGCCGGCATCGCCGTCGAAGTCGGCTTGCTCGAAGCGGAAGCGAAGCGGCTCAACGCGCCGTATCATAAGTTGCTTGCGTTGCAGCGGCCGTGGGTGATCGCCAAATGGGCGATGACGCTCGACGGCAAACTGGCGACCTACGCCGGGCATAGCCGCTGGATCTCGAATGAACTGGCCCGCGAGCGCGTTCATCGTCTTCGTGGTCGAATGGATGCGATCGTCGTCGGCAGTCATACGGCATTGCTCGATGATCCGCTGTTAACGGTCAGGCCGCCGGGCGCCAGGACGCCGCTACGGATCGTCGTCGACGGCGAAGCGTCGCTGTCGCTGACGAGCAAGCTGGTGCAAACGGCGCACGAGACGCCGGTGCTCGTGGCGGTGAAGATGGACGCCGACGCCCAGCGCTGCGAAGCGCTACGCGACGCCGGGTGTGAAGTGTTCCCGTGTGCCGGCTCGGATCATGCGGCGCGGCTTGATTCGCTGCTTCTTGAGCTCGGCAAACGGCGTTTGACCAATATTCTGGTCGAAGGTGGCGCCGGGCTGCTGGGCGAATTCTTGAAGCTCGGGCAGATCGACGAAGTCTTTGCGTTCGTCGCCCCGAAGCTGATCGGCGGCAGCGGCGCTCCCAGCCCGATCGGCGGCGCCGGCTGGGCCGACATGAGCGAAGCGCTGCAGCTGACCGACGTCACGATTGAAACGTTGGGCGACAACGTTTTGATGCATGGGTTCGCGGGTAAAGCAACCTAG
- a CDS encoding tetratricopeptide repeat protein — translation MSIDPYSNSPCGTDKKIKFYCPEMIPDLEKIERMVAGDQRVAALDVVQKLLDRYPDHSVPLFYRAVLQMQVGTEEKIAAAIGEFLAKHPQNPAAHALNASFLAAGGQPNEAVEELQTALELSPQQLHFTVYEALGAVGQALLMDSKIPAARAHLMLQSSIAPEDDDMAMQLLMRINSSRELPSLLKTDPTLAECPSDFPKKDEFEAALVEAGGGRWRKAISLFEQLKSAAPRNVALLENLAVLSATLGYNEAAIGYLHSYAAAAERSDFESAVEAESLAQLLSDEPGPQFDMVNVPFAVQDLEGVLEKLRVDDRASVLPIDVSQLADGDNPPPKVAYWLLDRAVPTSAEGLTVDAAPNVLGEMLVFGKETDRDARLELSTMKNDKFDETVATLREVCGDTIGAAGEEKKLGEIPKAESSLTWSWRLPDSVTAAQKQALTHERRRQALLDSWTAQPQPALDGKTALDAIGDAALRVKLAAAVLVLENAGQAQQWKFDFNELRQKLQLPTLEKLDATQVDVDSLPSVRLYRIDPATLDDTGLVKAYGRSVISAERAAIRIFAEALLGRESLAAQIDKGELYGQLARNSGDSDKAIEYLKKAQAAAVADGQSPGMWKLAELGLRLERREPQESQALLNDLTRNHMQEAEVARPLMQLLYQFGIIGPDGRPTNMPPGGAPAPAAAQPAAGGGLWTPDNPTGAAAPAGEAQKSKLWMPGMD, via the coding sequence ATGTCGATTGATCCCTATTCGAACTCCCCTTGCGGAACGGATAAGAAAATCAAGTTTTACTGCCCGGAGATGATTCCCGATCTGGAGAAGATCGAGCGAATGGTCGCCGGTGACCAGCGCGTCGCTGCGCTCGACGTCGTGCAGAAGTTGCTGGACCGTTACCCGGATCACTCGGTTCCCCTGTTCTATCGGGCCGTGCTGCAAATGCAGGTCGGAACCGAAGAGAAGATTGCGGCCGCGATCGGCGAGTTTCTGGCCAAGCATCCGCAAAACCCCGCCGCGCACGCGCTCAACGCGTCGTTCCTCGCCGCCGGCGGTCAGCCGAACGAAGCGGTCGAAGAGTTGCAGACCGCGCTGGAGCTGTCGCCGCAGCAGTTGCACTTTACCGTCTACGAGGCGCTCGGCGCCGTCGGCCAGGCCTTGCTGATGGACAGCAAGATCCCAGCTGCGCGGGCTCACCTGATGTTGCAAAGCAGCATCGCGCCGGAAGACGACGATATGGCGATGCAGTTGTTGATGCGGATCAACTCGTCGCGCGAACTGCCGTCGCTGCTAAAAACCGACCCGACGCTGGCCGAATGCCCGAGCGACTTCCCGAAGAAGGATGAGTTTGAAGCGGCGCTGGTCGAAGCGGGCGGCGGTCGCTGGCGGAAAGCGATCAGCCTGTTTGAACAGCTGAAGTCAGCAGCGCCGCGCAACGTGGCGCTGCTCGAAAACCTGGCGGTCCTGTCGGCGACGCTCGGTTACAACGAAGCGGCGATCGGTTATCTCCACTCCTACGCCGCCGCGGCCGAGCGAAGCGATTTTGAATCGGCGGTCGAAGCGGAGTCGCTCGCCCAGTTGCTGTCGGACGAACCTGGTCCGCAGTTCGATATGGTCAACGTGCCGTTCGCCGTGCAAGATCTGGAAGGGGTGCTCGAAAAACTCCGCGTCGATGATCGCGCCAGCGTGCTGCCGATCGACGTGTCGCAGTTGGCCGACGGCGATAACCCGCCGCCGAAAGTCGCCTATTGGCTGCTCGATCGCGCCGTGCCGACGTCCGCCGAAGGATTGACGGTCGACGCCGCGCCGAACGTGCTGGGCGAAATGCTCGTCTTCGGCAAAGAGACCGACCGCGACGCGCGACTGGAACTGTCGACAATGAAGAACGACAAGTTCGACGAAACCGTCGCGACGCTGCGCGAAGTCTGCGGCGATACGATCGGCGCCGCCGGCGAAGAGAAGAAGTTGGGCGAAATCCCGAAGGCGGAATCGTCGCTGACCTGGAGCTGGCGCTTGCCGGACTCGGTGACCGCCGCGCAGAAGCAGGCCCTCACCCATGAACGTCGTCGTCAGGCGCTATTGGATTCGTGGACCGCACAGCCGCAGCCGGCGCTCGACGGCAAAACGGCGCTGGATGCGATCGGCGACGCCGCGCTTCGCGTGAAGCTGGCCGCCGCCGTATTGGTGCTGGAAAACGCCGGTCAGGCGCAGCAGTGGAAGTTCGACTTCAACGAGCTTCGTCAAAAGCTACAACTGCCGACCCTCGAGAAGCTCGACGCAACGCAGGTCGATGTCGACTCGCTGCCGAGCGTCCGGCTCTATCGCATCGATCCGGCGACGCTGGACGATACCGGATTGGTCAAAGCGTACGGCCGCTCGGTCATCTCCGCCGAACGAGCCGCGATTCGGATTTTCGCCGAAGCGCTGCTGGGCCGTGAGTCGCTCGCGGCTCAGATCGACAAGGGTGAGCTGTATGGTCAGCTGGCCCGCAACAGCGGCGACTCGGACAAAGCGATCGAGTACCTGAAAAAGGCGCAAGCCGCTGCGGTCGCTGACGGCCAATCCCCCGGCATGTGGAAGCTGGCCGAACTGGGACTCCGACTGGAACGCCGCGAACCGCAAGAGTCGCAAGCGTTGCTGAACGACCTAACCCGCAATCACATGCAGGAAGCGGAAGTGGCTCGTCCGCTGATGCAGCTGCTATATCAGTTCGGCATCATCGGTCCGGATGGTCGTCCGACCAACATGCCTCCGGGCGGAGCTCCCGCTCCGGCTGCGGCTCAGCCTGCCGCTGGCGGAGGACTTTGGACTCCGGACAATCCGACGGGCGCGGCGGCTCCGGCCGGCGAAGCGCAGAAGTCGAAACTGTGGATGCCCGGCATGGACTAA
- the msrA gene encoding peptide-methionine (S)-S-oxide reductase MsrA, whose amino-acid sequence MAEATFGGGCFWCTEAIFARLNGVTHVEPGYSGGTTDNPTYEAVCRGTTGHAEVIRIEYNPEVVDFASLLEIFFQTHDPTTLNRQGADVGTQYRSVIFYHDAAQQEAAESFVKQLDSSGAFADPIITEISPLINYFPAEDYHRNYFSAHPNQSYCAAVIAPKVDKFRRKFAAKLKEGGG is encoded by the coding sequence GACGTTTGGCGGCGGCTGTTTTTGGTGCACCGAGGCGATCTTCGCTAGGTTGAACGGGGTGACGCATGTCGAGCCGGGCTATTCCGGCGGAACGACCGACAATCCGACTTACGAAGCCGTTTGCCGCGGTACGACGGGGCACGCCGAAGTGATCCGCATTGAGTACAACCCCGAGGTAGTAGATTTTGCGTCGTTATTAGAAATATTTTTTCAGACGCATGATCCGACGACGCTGAACCGGCAAGGGGCCGATGTCGGCACGCAATACCGCTCGGTGATTTTCTATCACGACGCCGCGCAACAAGAGGCGGCCGAGTCGTTTGTGAAGCAATTGGATTCGTCGGGGGCGTTCGCCGATCCGATCATTACCGAGATTTCCCCTCTGATCAATTATTTTCCAGCCGAAGACTACCACCGAAACTATTTCTCCGCCCATCCAAATCAGTCGTACTGCGCGGCGGTCATCGCCCCCAAGGTCGACAAGTTTCGGCGGAAATTCGCCGCGAAGCTGAAAGAGGGGGGCGGCTAA